GGGTGAGCTGCCCGTGGTAGCCTACCCGCGGGAATGCTGGCACTGCGGGGCCTGTATGCTCGATTGCCCAGTGGATGCGATTCACCTGGAACTTCCCTTGCAGATGCATATCGTTCCTTCTCCTGCTCTCTATGGCCCTCCGGGAAAAGGGGATGAAGAGAATTTGAAAAGGGCCGCGGCCTTCTCCAGGTCGGTGATAACGGAGTGAGAGAAGGGGAGACCATGAATAGACCGGAGATGATCGATCATTCCTGCGATATCTTGGTGGTAGGGGGAGGCCTTGCCGGGTGCATGGCAGCCATCCGGAGTGGTGAACTCGGCGGGCGTGTGATCCTCGTCGACAAGTCCAACCCGGAGCGCTCAGGGTGTGCAGCGACCGGGATAGACCATATCTGGGGCTACTTCCCGGAAGTCCAAAGGGCAGAGGGTGTGAGCCTCAACGATCTGGTGAAGGATCATGTCGAGAACTTCGCCCGGGGGCTGATCAACCGGGATATCATAGGCTATATTGCGGAAACCAGCCTGGCACGGA
The Deltaproteobacteria bacterium genome window above contains:
- a CDS encoding FAD-binding protein, which gives rise to MNRPEMIDHSCDILVVGGGLAGCMAAIRSGELGGRVILVDKSNPERSGCAATGIDHIWGYFPEVQRAEGVSLNDLVKDHVENFARGLINRDIIGYIAETSLARILDLERFGCKIRFEDSSLPGGFRLQYQFHACRNTLHFDGRDVKRVLTETVRRRGVEIVDRVMVNDLLLDHGQIAGAVGYGTRDG
- a CDS encoding ferredoxin family protein, whose product is MPPVVDEALCTRCGICYDVCPQDCLEFRKGELPVVAYPRECWHCGACMLDCPVDAIHLELPLQMHIVPSPALYGPPGKGDEENLKRAAAFSRSVITE